The following proteins come from a genomic window of Nautilia profundicola AmH:
- a CDS encoding TRAP transporter permease, translated as MSKTETLENNIDLEKEIDEIEKEAIEGKVDKNLEEEILTELEGQRNFKSGPLYWLIALIAFSWSIYQLYVSYFPVNSTIVRSIHLAFAIVLAFLIYPVAKKPKFLKNIQWWDWILAIVGGLGAAYIAIDYVGLSNRPGDYLFRDIAIGVVFMIILLEAGRRVIGIALSIVAIVFLLYDKFGQYLPELISHKGASIEKIMAQMYLTTEGIYGVPLGVSAGFVFLFVLFGALLERAGAGEYFIKLAYAMLGKYSGGPAKASVVASGLTGIISGSSTANVVTTGVFTIPLMKKAGFPAEKAAAVEVAASTNGQLMPPVMGAAAFIIAEFLGLAYTDVIIAAAIPAIVSYLGLLYIVHLESKKLGLKGEDPKNLPPKLKTFISGLHYLIPVIYLMYVLIVLRQSAQMAAFSAIWLLMVIMVIQYPFYALFIAKRKLIKEDFIQGFIDIFHGMVMGARNMVPIALATALAGIVVGSITLTGIGQVLLDVIDTLSNGNILIVLLLTAFISLILGMGLPTTANYIVVASLTAPVMLQLAQDNGFLIPAIAAHLFVFYFGILADDTPPVGIAAYAAAGIAKSDPIKTGLQGFAYDIRTAILPFMFFFNMEMLLISGVNEWDYNEFTFISDPFKIALIFVTAMLGMFSFSSATQGYFIKHTNIIQRLLFLAAVPLFMLPNLMVEYLKLPNEYVSYAIGFAIWALIYFWQKAQKN; from the coding sequence ATGTCGAAAACAGAGACTCTTGAAAATAATATCGATCTTGAAAAAGAAATTGATGAAATTGAGAAAGAAGCCATTGAAGGCAAAGTGGATAAAAATTTAGAAGAAGAGATATTAACCGAGTTAGAAGGGCAGAGAAATTTTAAAAGCGGACCTCTATATTGGTTAATAGCTCTTATTGCATTCAGCTGGTCGATTTACCAGCTTTATGTAAGTTATTTTCCGGTTAACTCTACAATTGTAAGAAGTATACACCTGGCATTTGCAATTGTGCTTGCGTTTTTAATATATCCTGTTGCCAAAAAACCTAAATTTCTTAAAAATATACAGTGGTGGGACTGGATACTTGCTATTGTAGGTGGTCTTGGTGCTGCATATATTGCAATAGATTATGTTGGACTTTCAAACCGTCCAGGAGATTATCTCTTTAGAGATATTGCAATCGGTGTGGTGTTTATGATTATTCTTCTTGAAGCCGGAAGAAGGGTAATCGGAATTGCCCTTAGTATTGTGGCAATCGTGTTTTTACTTTATGATAAATTCGGACAGTATCTTCCTGAACTTATTTCCCATAAAGGGGCTTCTATTGAGAAGATTATGGCTCAGATGTATCTGACGACTGAAGGTATTTACGGTGTACCTTTAGGAGTTTCGGCTGGGTTTGTATTCTTATTTGTACTTTTTGGAGCACTTCTTGAAAGAGCTGGAGCAGGGGAGTATTTTATAAAACTTGCTTACGCCATGCTTGGTAAATATTCTGGTGGTCCCGCAAAAGCGAGTGTAGTTGCAAGTGGACTAACAGGTATCATAAGCGGAAGTTCAACAGCAAACGTTGTAACTACAGGTGTGTTTACAATTCCTCTTATGAAAAAAGCTGGATTTCCTGCGGAAAAAGCGGCTGCTGTTGAAGTTGCGGCTTCAACAAACGGACAGTTAATGCCTCCTGTAATGGGTGCGGCTGCATTTATTATTGCAGAATTTTTAGGTCTTGCATATACCGATGTTATTATAGCTGCAGCAATTCCTGCAATAGTTAGTTATTTGGGACTTTTATATATCGTACATCTTGAGAGTAAAAAACTCGGACTCAAAGGCGAAGATCCTAAAAACCTGCCTCCGAAACTTAAGACGTTTATCAGTGGACTTCATTATTTGATTCCTGTAATTTATTTAATGTATGTACTGATTGTACTTAGACAGTCTGCACAGATGGCGGCGTTTAGCGCGATTTGGCTACTTATGGTTATTATGGTTATACAGTATCCTTTTTACGCACTTTTTATTGCTAAAAGAAAACTGATAAAAGAAGATTTTATACAAGGGTTTATAGATATTTTCCATGGTATGGTAATGGGTGCGAGAAATATGGTTCCTATTGCGTTAGCAACAGCTCTTGCGGGTATAGTTGTAGGAAGTATTACACTTACGGGAATAGGACAGGTGCTACTTGATGTGATTGATACACTTTCAAACGGAAATATTTTAATAGTATTGCTATTAACAGCGTTTATATCATTAATACTCGGAATGGGGCTTCCTACAACGGCTAACTATATCGTTGTGGCTTCTTTAACTGCACCTGTTATGCTTCAACTTGCACAAGATAACGGATTTTTAATTCCGGCGATTGCTGCGCATCTGTTTGTGTTTTATTTCGGTATCTTAGCGGATGATACACCTCCAGTAGGTATTGCGGCTTATGCTGCAGCGGGTATTGCAAAATCTGATCCAATTAAAACGGGGCTTCAGGGATTTGCGTATGATATTAGAACGGCTATCTTACCTTTTATGTTCTTTTTCAATATGGAAATGCTATTAATAAGCGGTGTAAACGAATGGGATTATAATGAGTTTACTTTTATAAGCGATCCTTTTAAAATTGCACTTATATTTGTAACTGCTATGCTTGGAATGTTTAGTTTCTCTTCTGCAACACAAGGGTATTTTATTAAACATACGAATATCATTCAAAGACTGCTTTTCTTGGCGGCGGTTCCTTTATTTATGTTACCGAATTTGATGGTGGAATATTTAAAACTGCCTAACGAATATGTATCGTATGCAATAGGCTTTGCTATTTGGGCATTGATTTATTTCTGGCAAAAAGCTCAAAAAAATTAA
- a CDS encoding urea transporter has translation MHKLKFVFKPYISILFLRDVKAGVALFLLSFLLPSVGFLGLVGIIATVLFAEFINVRDEYLKYGFYLYNSLLVGMGVGYFFDVTFITILLTIMLSILTFLVSFSINKVFIKYSLPLLSLPFAFVSMIFYLASLKYTGLLSNILYRRALFDIHLPFEAFFKSMGTIFFLPYTFAGLIIVLIILFYSRILFLLAFIGFWLGVWFHSFFVPFPQALNSPYNFNYILIAMALGGVFLIPNIKNFFLAVLAVFLSIVLIDAMEVFFNIYALPVYTLPFNFTTLLFIMILYSMGYVYFNYNIKGTPEKSLISFLSNYYRFGGNDIKINLPFTGEWCVYQAFDDEWTHKGKWKYAYDFVIKKNGKTYENDGVFLEDYYAFGKPVTAPVNGYIIALRDDLQDNFIGNVDRTNNWGNYIIIKSDYGYYVEISHLMQNSITVKVGDYVKIGDIIGKCGNSGYSPQPHIHIQVQKYGVLGSETLPFKFIDYIKNNKLYFYDLPKKDETIESTTVDKSMKLRLTFILDDKFKYEILDNKNRIGTVEFSVKMNDKGEFYFFDGENKLYFYTDEKLFYFYEYEGKDSVLKRLFNVAPKIPLVNKEVEYEDILPPQFIYGLFKRVIIETVLPFNPKLFAKKSVYKKNMLNIVSEFGEVGFSFYEKGFDKIKLKNNMELRRIYEKTDTNN, from the coding sequence TTGCATAAGTTAAAGTTTGTTTTTAAACCTTATATTTCTATACTTTTTTTAAGAGATGTAAAAGCGGGGGTTGCTTTATTTTTACTTTCTTTTTTATTACCAAGTGTAGGATTCTTAGGGCTGGTAGGAATTATTGCAACAGTATTATTTGCTGAATTTATCAATGTAAGGGATGAGTACTTAAAATACGGTTTTTATTTGTATAACTCATTACTTGTTGGTATGGGAGTCGGATATTTTTTTGATGTTACGTTTATAACGATATTATTGACTATAATGTTGTCAATATTAACTTTTTTAGTATCTTTTAGTATTAATAAAGTATTTATTAAATACTCTTTGCCTTTACTTTCGTTACCTTTCGCATTTGTAAGTATGATTTTTTATTTGGCGAGTTTAAAATATACCGGGCTTTTAAGTAATATTTTATATCGCAGAGCATTATTTGATATACATTTACCTTTTGAAGCTTTTTTTAAATCTATGGGAACAATTTTTTTCTTACCTTATACGTTTGCAGGGTTGATTATAGTATTAATAATTTTATTTTATTCGAGAATATTATTTTTATTGGCTTTTATAGGTTTTTGGTTAGGAGTATGGTTTCATTCGTTTTTTGTACCTTTTCCTCAGGCATTAAATTCACCTTATAACTTTAATTATATTCTAATTGCAATGGCTTTAGGAGGAGTTTTTTTAATACCGAACATAAAAAACTTTTTTTTAGCAGTTTTAGCCGTGTTTTTATCAATTGTACTTATTGATGCAATGGAAGTGTTTTTTAATATATATGCACTTCCTGTGTATACTTTACCGTTTAATTTTACTACACTTTTGTTTATCATGATTTTGTATAGTATGGGTTATGTTTATTTCAATTACAATATTAAAGGAACACCTGAAAAATCTTTGATTTCCTTTTTGAGTAATTACTATAGATTTGGAGGAAACGATATAAAAATCAATTTACCTTTTACAGGTGAATGGTGTGTGTACCAAGCATTCGACGATGAGTGGACACACAAAGGTAAATGGAAATATGCATATGATTTTGTAATCAAAAAAAATGGAAAAACATATGAAAACGACGGTGTTTTTCTCGAAGATTACTATGCGTTTGGTAAACCTGTGACGGCTCCTGTTAATGGTTATATCATTGCATTAAGGGATGATTTACAAGATAATTTTATAGGAAATGTGGATAGAACAAATAACTGGGGGAATTATATTATTATAAAAAGTGATTACGGATATTATGTGGAAATATCACATCTTATGCAAAACTCAATTACGGTAAAAGTCGGGGATTATGTAAAAATCGGGGATATTATAGGAAAGTGTGGAAATAGTGGGTATTCTCCGCAACCCCATATTCACATACAGGTACAAAAATACGGTGTGCTTGGAAGTGAAACGCTGCCTTTTAAATTCATAGATTATATTAAAAACAACAAATTATATTTTTATGATTTGCCTAAAAAAGATGAAACAATTGAATCTACAACAGTTGATAAATCTATGAAATTAAGACTGACTTTTATTTTAGATGATAAATTTAAATATGAAATATTAGACAATAAAAATAGGATCGGAACAGTTGAATTTTCTGTTAAAATGAACGATAAAGGAGAGTTTTATTTTTTTGATGGTGAAAATAAACTATATTTTTATACTGATGAGAAACTTTTTTACTTTTATGAATATGAAGGTAAAGATAGTGTCTTAAAACGGTTATTTAATGTTGCTCCAAAAATTCCTTTGGTAAATAAGGAAGTGGAATATGAAGACATTTTACCGCCTCAGTTTATATACGGTTTATTTAAAAGAGTTATAATTGAAACCGTATTACCTTTTAATCCTAAATTATTTGCAAAAAAAAGTGTATATAAAAAGAATATGCTTAATATAGTTTCCGAATTTGGTGAAGTTGGATTTTCTTTTTATGAAAAAGGATTTGATAAAATAAAATTGAAAAATAATATGGAATTAAGGAGAATTTATGAAAAAACTGATACTAATAATTAG
- a CDS encoding PqqD family protein, producing the protein MLLNEMIIDENNMAFIPSLGTSYQLNKTAREIIDLLKQGKTKDEIVKIITDETGANWRDVYIDVEDFFQKLKVYGLIQ; encoded by the coding sequence ATGCTTTTAAATGAAATGATTATTGATGAAAACAATATGGCGTTTATTCCTTCATTAGGTACTTCTTATCAGCTTAATAAAACGGCAAGAGAAATTATTGATTTACTTAAACAAGGAAAAACAAAAGATGAAATAGTGAAAATTATAACCGATGAAACCGGAGCCAATTGGAGAGATGTATATATTGATGTGGAAGATTTTTTTCAAAAACTTAAAGTTTACGGACTTATTCAATGA
- a CDS encoding alanine racemase has translation MYEKPTINRVDFAMASKYGSPLKTQKVRSEIDGVSVHDLVNKYGSPLFVFSERIIEEKYHEFKNAFTSRYPEVEFWWSYKTNYLDAICKIYHKLGSKAEVVSEFEYEKARRLGIEGKNIIFNGPYKPKDALKKAVEEGAKIHIDHWYEINDLEEIAEELGIEIPVAIRCNMDTGVYPQWSRFGFNIDNGEAYDAVKRIYEGKKLYLTGLHSHIGTFMLSANAYANETKKLIELKNKIEKDFGYEIEYIDVGGGFASKNRLKGVYQAPEVIVPSADEYAEAITNAIFETNKGKLPKLYLETGRALIDEAGFLLTTVFAAKRMPDGKKSYIVDAGVNLLYTAFWYNFEIALDKRYEGLNEPSQINGPLCMNIDVISENIMLPPLKRGSVLSIWPVGAYNVTQSMQFIRYRPRIILIDKNSNTHLIKEADDLNYIVEKEIIPDYLKG, from the coding sequence ATGTATGAAAAACCTACAATAAACAGAGTTGATTTCGCAATGGCAAGCAAATACGGTAGTCCTCTTAAGACACAAAAAGTAAGAAGTGAAATAGACGGAGTTAGTGTACATGATTTAGTAAATAAATACGGTTCACCTCTTTTTGTTTTCAGTGAGAGAATTATTGAAGAGAAATATCATGAATTTAAAAATGCGTTTACAAGTAGATATCCGGAGGTGGAATTTTGGTGGAGTTATAAGACAAATTATTTGGATGCGATTTGTAAAATATATCATAAATTAGGAAGTAAAGCTGAAGTTGTAAGTGAATTTGAATACGAAAAAGCAAGAAGACTTGGAATAGAAGGTAAAAACATCATATTCAATGGACCTTATAAACCAAAAGATGCTCTTAAAAAAGCTGTAGAGGAAGGCGCTAAAATTCACATTGACCACTGGTATGAGATTAATGACCTTGAAGAAATTGCAGAAGAGCTTGGTATTGAGATTCCTGTAGCAATCAGATGTAATATGGATACGGGAGTGTATCCTCAATGGAGTAGATTCGGATTTAATATTGATAACGGTGAAGCGTATGATGCCGTTAAAAGAATATATGAAGGTAAAAAATTATATCTTACAGGTCTTCATTCACATATCGGAACATTTATGCTTAGTGCAAATGCATATGCTAACGAAACGAAAAAATTAATAGAACTTAAAAATAAAATTGAGAAAGATTTTGGTTATGAAATTGAATATATCGATGTTGGCGGAGGATTTGCTTCCAAAAACAGACTAAAAGGAGTTTATCAGGCACCTGAAGTTATAGTACCGAGTGCTGATGAGTATGCAGAAGCTATTACAAATGCTATTTTTGAAACTAATAAAGGAAAACTTCCGAAACTTTATCTTGAAACGGGAAGGGCTTTAATTGACGAAGCCGGATTTCTACTAACAACGGTGTTTGCAGCTAAAAGAATGCCTGACGGTAAAAAAAGTTATATTGTTGATGCAGGTGTAAATCTTTTATATACGGCATTCTGGTACAATTTTGAAATTGCATTAGACAAAAGATATGAAGGATTAAATGAACCGTCTCAAATAAACGGACCACTTTGTATGAATATTGATGTGATTTCAGAAAACATAATGCTTCCACCTTTAAAAAGAGGAAGTGTTCTTAGTATTTGGCCTGTAGGTGCGTATAATGTAACACAGTCAATGCAGTTTATTAGATACAGGCCGAGAATTATTCTGATTGATAAAAATTCAAATACGCATCTTATAAAAGAAGCGGACGATTTAAATTATATTGTAGAAAAAGAAATAATACCTGATTATCTAAAAGGTTAA
- a CDS encoding tetratricopeptide repeat protein produces MKKLILIISITLSLFGLDIKKAYYESYNYEKMGDYKDAIKVLIPVYNKYPNGYTLNLRLGWLFYLSKKYQNALDHYKKASLVAPYSIEAKLGIMRTYLAAGDYDNALKVGDVILKIDYYNYYGNYYEIVCLIAKKEYKTALSLTNKMLSLYPTSVIFLVQLGKIYYVSDKTKAKKIFEDVLILDPNNIIAKEYLNK; encoded by the coding sequence ATGAAAAAACTGATACTAATAATTAGCATTACACTGTCTTTATTTGGATTGGATATTAAAAAAGCTTATTATGAATCATATAATTATGAAAAAATGGGTGATTATAAAGATGCTATTAAAGTCTTAATTCCTGTTTATAATAAATACCCAAACGGGTATACGTTAAATTTGAGGCTTGGATGGCTATTTTATTTGAGTAAAAAATATCAAAATGCTCTTGACCATTATAAAAAAGCGTCATTGGTTGCTCCTTATTCGATTGAAGCGAAACTCGGAATTATGAGAACATATTTAGCGGCTGGTGATTATGACAATGCATTGAAAGTCGGAGATGTGATTTTAAAAATAGATTATTATAATTATTATGGGAATTATTATGAAATAGTGTGTTTAATTGCAAAAAAAGAATATAAAACAGCACTTAGTTTAACTAACAAAATGTTAAGTCTTTATCCAACAAGTGTAATTTTTTTGGTACAGCTTGGAAAAATTTATTACGTAAGTGATAAAACGAAAGCTAAAAAAATTTTTGAAGATGTCCTGATTTTAGATCCGAATAATATAATTGCAAAAGAGTATTTAAATAAATGA
- a CDS encoding methylenetetrahydrofolate reductase, with translation MLKEKLKDKYITLETTPPKLPTVDLMIEKIEKSEAYKYIDGFSTTDCPLSKLKYNSIIAAYKLQEKFKKPVIATMSMRDRNKIALQSDLLGANDLGVTHILALTGDPANMSDQPKAKAVVEGSSILLLEIIRAFNNGMDYAGKEFKIKPKPITPFAVSNSYAKNFSSIERRIFKKVQNYAVGIITQPVYDINIVEKLLEIKEKVISEFNDERKEAEIILGFFPITKLKTAQFLHAHVPGIYVPEEWIEKLIKAHKISEDEEYKVGMELSRNLFQQLLKKHPKIHIMTANRFEIVKEFF, from the coding sequence ATGTTAAAAGAAAAACTAAAAGACAAATATATCACATTAGAAACCACACCTCCAAAATTACCTACAGTTGATTTAATGATAGAAAAAATAGAAAAAAGTGAGGCTTACAAATATATCGACGGATTTTCTACAACTGATTGTCCATTAAGTAAATTAAAATATAATTCAATTATTGCTGCATATAAATTACAAGAAAAATTCAAAAAACCTGTCATTGCCACCATGAGTATGCGAGACAGAAACAAAATAGCGCTTCAAAGTGATTTATTGGGTGCAAATGATTTAGGTGTTACACATATCTTAGCATTGACGGGAGATCCCGCCAATATGTCCGACCAACCTAAAGCCAAAGCTGTTGTAGAAGGAAGTAGCATATTACTTTTAGAAATCATCAGAGCCTTTAATAACGGGATGGATTATGCTGGAAAAGAGTTCAAAATTAAACCCAAGCCAATTACACCTTTTGCCGTTAGTAATTCTTATGCCAAAAATTTTTCTTCAATTGAAAGAAGAATATTTAAAAAAGTTCAAAATTACGCAGTTGGAATTATTACCCAACCAGTATATGATATAAATATTGTAGAAAAACTGTTAGAAATCAAAGAAAAGGTTATTTCAGAATTTAATGATGAAAGAAAAGAAGCTGAAATTATTTTAGGATTTTTCCCGATTACCAAATTAAAAACCGCTCAGTTCCTACATGCGCACGTTCCGGGAATTTATGTACCTGAAGAATGGATTGAAAAACTAATAAAAGCACATAAAATAAGTGAAGATGAAGAATATAAAGTCGGAATGGAACTTAGTCGTAATTTATTCCAACAATTATTAAAAAAACACCCTAAAATACATATAATGACTGCAAATAGATTCGAAATAGTTAAAGAATTTTTTTAA
- a CDS encoding winged helix-turn-helix domain-containing protein, whose product MRILCFIDYDLKIDKFDVVYATDEDDFYDKILNKKYDVLIISFEFFSQFVNIKDYIKSSIIFTTAYCDTYIYKKALEVGDFCYLMHEYDKLLLRLQYLQKKLLKSKSTVYKKDNILYNFNTNELYIDSKPVKLSSAENELLKTLIKNKNTYLSKEDILMECDSIESEASIKVLISHLRKLGINIENQKNLGYKLKE is encoded by the coding sequence ATGAGGATTCTTTGTTTTATTGATTATGATTTAAAAATAGATAAATTTGATGTTGTTTATGCAACAGATGAAGATGATTTTTACGATAAAATTTTAAATAAAAAATATGATGTTTTAATTATATCTTTTGAATTTTTTTCGCAATTTGTAAATATAAAAGATTATATTAAAAGCAGTATTATTTTTACAACAGCTTATTGTGATACATATATATACAAAAAAGCCCTTGAAGTGGGTGATTTTTGTTATTTGATGCATGAATATGACAAATTGCTTTTAAGGCTTCAATATTTGCAAAAAAAATTATTAAAATCTAAGTCAACCGTATACAAAAAAGATAATATTTTATATAATTTTAACACCAATGAACTATATATTGATTCTAAACCGGTAAAACTCAGTAGTGCTGAAAATGAATTGCTTAAAACTTTAATTAAGAATAAAAACACATATCTTTCAAAAGAAGATATTTTAATGGAATGTGATAGTATTGAAAGTGAAGCATCCATAAAAGTATTGATATCGCATCTAAGAAAGCTGGGGATTAATATAGAAAATCAAAAAAATTTAGGTTATAAACTTAAGGAGTGA
- a CDS encoding ATP-grasp domain-containing protein, whose translation MKIAISGLNNTDNPAPGIPVAKSLMDEHSLIGLSYDPNEPGIYQGVFEKVYLMPYPSLGYEEFKKRITDIKHKSNIDMAIPNLDAELPLYIKYQKEIEKLGIKTYLPSLECFEMRDKSKLPEFSKKLGVKHPKTIEVVSLDDLIKATKELGFPVMVKGNYYKAYKAYNLDEAIEFYYKISNEWGFPLLVQEVIEGNEINFVGIGNGEKLIAGVGIKKLTTTELGKVWSAISIKNDALFNASKKFVENVGWRGAFEFEAMSNGKDIYLIEINPRFPAWVYFATMLGINIPKIMIDLVNGKKVSENFDYPVEKMYVRYVEETMADFNKFSALISKKEI comes from the coding sequence ATGAAAATAGCAATTAGCGGTCTTAACAATACCGATAATCCGGCTCCGGGTATACCTGTTGCAAAGAGTTTAATGGACGAGCATTCATTAATAGGACTGAGTTACGATCCGAATGAACCTGGTATTTATCAAGGAGTATTTGAGAAAGTGTATCTTATGCCGTATCCGAGTTTAGGATATGAAGAGTTTAAAAAAAGAATCACCGATATAAAACACAAATCAAATATTGATATGGCTATTCCGAATTTAGATGCGGAACTTCCTTTATATATAAAATATCAAAAAGAAATTGAAAAACTCGGAATTAAAACATATTTGCCAAGCCTTGAATGTTTTGAAATGAGGGATAAAAGTAAACTGCCTGAATTTAGTAAAAAACTTGGCGTCAAACATCCAAAAACCATAGAAGTTGTTTCACTTGATGATTTGATTAAAGCAACTAAAGAACTCGGTTTTCCGGTTATGGTAAAAGGAAATTATTATAAAGCATATAAAGCTTATAATCTTGATGAAGCAATTGAATTTTATTACAAAATTTCAAATGAATGGGGTTTTCCTTTACTTGTGCAAGAAGTTATTGAAGGTAATGAAATAAATTTTGTTGGTATAGGTAACGGTGAAAAACTTATTGCCGGTGTTGGAATAAAAAAACTTACTACTACCGAGCTTGGTAAGGTTTGGAGTGCGATAAGCATAAAAAACGATGCGCTTTTTAATGCAAGTAAAAAATTTGTGGAAAATGTGGGATGGAGAGGTGCATTTGAATTTGAAGCAATGAGTAATGGAAAAGATATTTATTTGATAGAAATAAATCCAAGATTTCCTGCATGGGTTTATTTTGCGACAATGCTTGGAATTAATATACCAAAAATTATGATTGATTTAGTAAACGGTAAAAAAGTTAGTGAAAATTTTGATTATCCTGTTGAAAAAATGTATGTTAGATATGTAGAAGAAACAATGGCTGATTTTAATAAATTTTCAGCTCTTATTTCAAAAAAAGAGATATAA
- a CDS encoding winged helix-turn-helix domain-containing protein, whose translation MKIKGNFWIEKDGKSFLGKGRIELLKKIDKYGSISRAAKEMKMSYKAAWDAVDIINKLAKDQVVEKMSGGKGGGGTRVTEYGKKLIDLFESAEEKFRNDLLNLEEFLKKEI comes from the coding sequence ATGAAAATTAAGGGTAATTTTTGGATTGAAAAAGATGGTAAAAGTTTTTTGGGTAAAGGGAGAATAGAGTTATTAAAAAAAATAGATAAATACGGTTCGATTTCAAGAGCGGCTAAAGAGATGAAAATGAGTTATAAAGCTGCATGGGATGCTGTTGATATTATTAACAAGTTGGCAAAAGATCAAGTTGTCGAAAAAATGAGTGGTGGAAAAGGTGGAGGAGGTACAAGAGTGACTGAATATGGGAAAAAACTGATTGATCTTTTTGAATCCGCAGAAGAAAAATTCAGAAATGATTTATTGAATTTAGAAGAGTTTTTAAAAAAAGAAATTTAA
- a CDS encoding anthranilate synthase component II, translated as MVLMIDNYDSFTYNIVQYCLELGANLKVIRNDEMSVEEIKKLNPEKIIISPGPSTPKEAGVSVEVIKNIQKPILGVCLGHQSIAYAFGGEIIRAKNLMHGKTSDIQITIKDDIFKELPNKFRVTRYHSLVANPKNLPECIIPTSYSLDDNEIMSLRVKDKPIYGVQFHPESIMSEYGKDIIDNFLKL; from the coding sequence ATGGTATTAATGATAGATAATTATGACAGTTTTACATACAATATAGTCCAATATTGCCTGGAACTCGGAGCTAATTTAAAAGTTATAAGAAATGACGAAATGAGTGTAGAAGAGATTAAAAAGTTAAATCCTGAAAAAATAATTATTTCTCCTGGTCCTTCCACGCCCAAAGAAGCTGGCGTAAGTGTAGAGGTTATTAAAAATATTCAAAAACCTATTTTGGGTGTTTGTTTAGGACACCAATCAATAGCGTATGCTTTCGGAGGAGAAATTATTAGAGCAAAAAATCTTATGCATGGAAAAACATCTGATATTCAGATTACAATCAAAGACGATATTTTTAAAGAGTTGCCTAATAAATTTAGAGTTACAAGATATCATTCTCTTGTAGCGAATCCTAAAAATTTACCTGAATGTATTATTCCTACTTCTTATTCATTGGACGATAATGAAATAATGTCTCTTAGAGTTAAAGACAAACCTATATACGGTGTACAGTTTCATCCTGAATCTATTATGAGTGAATATGGGAAAGATATTATAGATAATTTCCTGAAATTATGA